From Plutella xylostella chromosome 23, ilPluXylo3.1, whole genome shotgun sequence:
TTCTGGAGACGTTCGAGTTTGTTGAGTAGCTCTTCAGTGAGGTCAAGATAGCTTACGTCAGCGTAATCGAGAATTGGGAGCAGTAGAGACTGTGCCAGCGTAACTTTAGTGTTAAACGGTAGGAAATACTGCAAGCGTTTAAGAGAGTGGAAAGATGCAAAAAGCTTCCTGCTCACAGCATCAACTTGGGGAACCCAAGAGAGAGTGTTGTCCATGATCACGCCGAGATTTTTTACTGAAGTTACATATGGTATGTCCGATTGGTCATACCTGACCCTCATCGCAGCTGCAAAGTCAATCTTGCGTAGCATTCTGGAGCTGCCAAAAACGATTGCTTGTGACTTAGTGGGATTTAATAGCAGACCAAAAGATTTCACCCACTTGGAGATAATCTCCAAATTGGTGTTGATGAGGCTAATAGCAGAGTTGAGGTGTTCTGGAGGTGCACTAGTGTAGAGCTGGAGATCATCCGCATATAGGTGGTAGAGAGAAGTGAGTTTATTGGCTAAGATGTTTATGaacaaagaaaaaagtaaAGGAGAAAGAACGCCGCCTTGAGGGACGCCAGCAAGTACTGGACACCAAGTTGAACTCTCGCTGTCGGTACGTACACACTGCTTGCGTCCCTTGAGGTAAGACTCGAACCAACTAGTGACTGCCGGAGATACGTTAAGAGTGCGTAAAATACCAATGAGTAGATCAAAGTCGACCGTATTAAATGCGTTACTGAAATCCAGCAACGCAAGTACAGTAACGTGTTGCTTATCTATGTTGCTACGAATGTCATCGGTCACTTTGATTAGGGCGGTAACTGTACTGTGGCCTGGTCGAAAGCCGGATTGGAGAGGGTTAAGGAGATCGTTGTTGGATAGGAAACTGGAAAACTGTTCAAAGACAAGACGTTCGAGGACTTTTGAGAGGAAAGGTAAAATTGAAATTGGGCGAAATTGCGACAAAGACGTAGGATTCGGGACTTTTGGCAGTGGAAGAACAAATGCATTCTTCCATAAGCTAGGAAAGGATTTGGATAGGAGGGAAAGGTTCATGAGGTTGGTTATGTGAGGCAAAATAACGTCTAATATTGGATTTACCATGGAGGCACTGATATCATCAATGCCTACTGCTTTGCTAGTTATCGCCGAAATACATCTCTTAACGTCGCGGCCAGAAACAAGTTTGAAATTGAATGAAGGGCAGTCAGGGAAAGGCATAGCAGAAAGATGACTTAGAGTTGTGGCTTTAATCTGATCATTCAGAATCAGAGGAGGGGTTGAAAAATGCTTGTTGAGAGCAGTAAGGTCAGTGTTGATGTTTGAAAGTGCCTTGGTTTTCCCTATGCCCAAAGATTTCAGGAAGTTCCATAACTGTGAATTATCACAGTTTTCTATAGTTTTATGAATATGTCGGCGTTTTGCATCCCTACACACTCTATTGCATCGATTTCTCAGCTCCTTGTACATCCGCTCGTGCTCCTCAGTGGGTTGCTTCTTGTAACGAAATCTGGCGTGATCACGTTTGGACATGAGCCTCTTTATGTCATCTGTGAGCCACGGGGCAGGCAGCTGTTTAACATGGACTGGACGGAGGGGTGCATGTTTATCAAAAAGATCGGTGAGGAGAGAGTTAAACAGAGCGACCCTCTCGTCAATGTCGTCTATGTCGTTCAGCTGTGCCCAGTCAATAGCCTTAGCATCTTCACACAGTTGCAGCTCGTCCACCTGTTTAAAGTTACGCTGGAGAATGGTACGCTTCTTGGGTTTTGGAGTACGAATCTTATATGAAAGGTAAAGAAGATCGTGGTAAGAAAAGCAGTCAGCTGCTAACTGACCATGCTTAATAACGAGATCTAATGAGGAAACGATAATCAAATCAAGAAAAGTTGGATCTGAATTAGGCGGATGGTGAGTTGCATCTGACGGTAAGATGTGCAGATTTTTAGACGTAACAATGGAGTGCAGAGACTTGGATCGAGAATCGTTCTTTAAAAGGCAAGTATTGAAATCGCCCATGACTATGGTATTGTCGAATAAAGGAGAGTAATCATCAAGAAGTTTTTCAAAAGAATCAAAGTAATTGACAGTCATCGAGGGGCTGTAGTAAACTCCGAGGAGAATCCTGCTGTGGCCGAGACGTACTTCTATGAGAAGGTGTTCTGCCTTCCCAGAATACTCACTCGGAGATTTACTAATGATAGAGTATGGAATGTGGCTACGAAGGTATATAGCAACACCACCACCGCCTTTATTGACGCGATCATTCCGGATGAGCTGGAAACCAGGTAGTGGATACAAAGAAGAGTCGAGTGAGGGTTTCAGCCAGGATTCTGAAACAAGAACGGCATGAATGTTGTTGTTATCGAAGGACGTAAGCATATCGGAATGGTGTGCGAATATTGGTAGGAATCTATATATCGAGGTAATACGGAATGCATTCAAGTCCTATGTTTGatggtaaattgtatggaatTCTACAGATGCTGAATGTCTATTTGATATGAATTGCTCGTCGCAAGTCTTCTCTGACGATCGTTTCAGGGGTTACAATGGTGTGCTTACGGTTACGCTAtggttaggtaggttataCTACACAGcaatttaaaatcaaattataataaagaTTTGTTCAAACATAGGGCCTTCTAAAAGAAATATCTACCAATCGACCCATACAGCCGAGAACATTGAATAAAGCGTGATTGTAGGGATATCATAGGCTTAGATTAAGTTTATATTAAATCTGTGAGTGATCAAATTAGGTATGGCTATCGATAGCATTATTGGACCATCGGGCATTGAAACCTTTTTAGATTTGTTTTGTGACGGTAAAGTTAAGTGGTCCATTATCTACGCCCTTACTCTAACTTAATTCAGTCTAACAgtatttttgctttgtttCCAGATTCGGAACTCGAGGAATTGGGTGAGCAGTTGCCGCGCTACCGCCCGGACTCCATCGCGGCGCTGCGGCGCGCCACCCGCTTCACCGAGCCCGAGCTCAAGAGGtactacacacacacacacacacacacacacacacacacacacaaatcCACATAATAGCCTCCGTTTCTTCATCCGGTTACTGCCACCAGCAGCCACCTGCTGTAAAAGGCCCGTTGGACCGCTACCATACATACGATGATTGGCAGTCATGATTCAATGATCACAAAGTCACACGCTTCGAAAAGCAGCTGAAGATTAGAGTGTTGTGTGTCAATTGACAACTTTTCGCGTTTCTCAATTTGCTAATGGCTACCTGAACTTTACAGGTTATACCGAGGGTTCAAAGCCGAGTGTCCAACTGGCGTCGTGAAAGAAGACACCTTCAAACTGATCTACGCACAGTTCTTCCCACAAGGAGGTAAGttacatttatacatatatacttgTGGCTCTCACTGTCTCAATACTAACATTCAGACGCAATAACATCAAAATTATTGTTCTCCggattaatttaaaaaatggtaAGTATAACATGTACTTTTAGAAGCCCTTAAGAGATCATTAAGTCAGATTCCGATCCCTGAAGGCTAGTAAGGTACCGTACTTTAATAGGTAACCCTTAgctgtatttataagtagtcTAGAGTATAGCGATacctcttcatcatcatcgtcaatTAAAATCGCCAGCAATCGTCAACCGCTGGAAATAGGCCTAAATGCCATACCACTCTGTTCTCCTCATCTCACATTCTACATCCTACCTTAATTTACCTTACCTAAGATTTATTCCCTGCCTTCCAAAACCCTGGAAACAGTATTCCGGTACACGAATAAAAAACGCGTgttttcaaataaatgttttgctTAAGCTatgtgtgttttatttacGTCCCTTCACTTGGTAAGAGACATTAGCAAGATTTATTACTAAGTAAGATGTAAGTTAGGGATGTATGGAGCTCCGTATTAAGCAGTTACagttaaataagtaagtacctagctgcttcgtattattaaattacttttttgttacaaaatatacttacttttaaaaatttgtAACGCAGAATTGATTTCCATTACGAAAAAAATGATATGAATTATTAGCAACATGTCTTTcacttaggtatttaaaaaaaacctgcGTTGCTAGCCCCAAAAAGCTGGTGCTTGTTCTTCTTTAGGTTAGAACCTAACATttattctaataataataataagtaaccaataataataagtaactttttaaaattaccaatCTATACGCCTTTCCGGTGGTTTACCCGCGAACAAACGACAGCGTGAGTCGAATAGAATCCAGCATACATACGAAAGTGTATAATTCCCAACATCACGccactggagggttactctatagtgatgaaaaacaaacgaacaaGAGCTATGGTACAAATCTGCACAtgtaatacaacgagatagcatcgtggctcgcgcactagcgctccgaaacttcttTTTtagtcatatagagtgacccccaggtCTTAATACCCCTCCCATGTAACATCCCTGTTCCCTGATAATATATATGACGTCATGGGACCATGTAGGCACATCGCTTGCCGCTAATGGCTCCAGACAAGGTAGGAACATTTTAATACGTCACCTTTTGTTCACACCATTAAGTTTAGCAAATGGCTGTTTGGGTGCTACTGGTAGATACTGTTACGGTATCGATGAATCAAGTTGACAACTTGAGCGTTGCGGGGGCATTTCCATAAAGTAAACGTAATTTCTTGTATAGTGTTCTGCAAAAGGCGCGGGTGATAGCTTTAGAGGTCTTAAAATGTATCTCTCAAATATAGTGTATTTGTAAATGTAGGAATTTAACAATATAACTATGTAtctataagtatatattaaaCATTACCAAAATACCAATGcagttttcattaaaaatactCTTAATTTCCCGATTTTCAATATTCCACGATTTCACGTAATCGAACCAGCATCCGAAAAAAATCAGGGCGCATTCACGAAGCGAGCTCTcatgcattttatttatattcggGGAAATTTTCTTAATCGGCGCATTCGCTTGGGATTGCGAGGTGCATTCAAAGAGGATCGACTTCATAATGGCATTTGATCAACCGATTCTGAACAGCAAAGTGTTTGTAACGCGATCGGTACAAATTTATCCTGATTATCCTGaatttacttatgtaggtacactgGTACAGTGCAGTCACGCTCATTGTAGGTATCAGGTATTTGGGATGGTTATATAAGCACCTGAATTACCAAATAACAGCaacattattttgaaaaaagtgtctattatttaatttatttctctTATAAACTCActagataaaataatttcgCATCCTAATTAGATTTTCAACTGAAGCTATTACAAAACAGTCTCATCATCGTCAGCCAAATGCATTTATTTACCAAAATTCACTTTAATTACGTAAACagaattttaattttcttagggccacttgcaccaacatattaaatctagatttagtgtcaacttttatatggattgacatttcttaaatcaagatttgacactaagggccacttgtacaaacatttaaatctagatttagtgtcaaatctcgatttaagaaacgtcaatccatataaaatttgacactaaatcgagatttaacactaaatctagatttaatatgttcttgcaagtggcccttaatctagatttaaatgtttgtgcaagtagcccttaatctagatttagtgttaaatctcgagttagtgtcaaattttatatggactgacgtttctgaAATCGatatttgacactaaatctaaatttaatatgttgatgcaagtggcccttagatAAATATGGTGGAACTGTGAAATCGCAATAGGTCGTCGCATTAGAAATGCGACGTCACTCAGAATACCCAGTGGGTGCTGCATTCAATATCCGAGCTTTTCCGACTTCAGATTATTTCAACTCCGGATTTCATAGCAATAAAATGCTTGCTGCAATGTTGTGTAGGTATTAGTTACACTGCATCGGCTACTATATTTTTTGCCAATACCTACTTCTTCTGTGATGTGATATGTgatctatacctacttattcgataataaataacatgtcATCTACCCAACATTCAGAAGAATTTGTGAATATTAACATGCCATAAAGACAACGTGTtctaaatattgttttaactAAGAAAAACAATTCTAGTTTCGTTGTGTTTGCGTTCGGAAATAAACTAGTTGTCTACGATTTATCGGCGTGGAAGTAATAAAAACTTCGCTTGCACCGTTTGGCTTAGTAGttaagtcgttttttttttaataacaaaaccTACATGTTAAAGACAAAACTTTACCAAAAGACTGTTATTTTTTCTGTACAACCAccattattttaagtattttaatgaaCACAgcaaataacaaattatattCCCATTTACCTGTTTCCAGCAGGCCTAATCCCGCCACTTTTAATAAAAGACTTTCCCTTCGAACTTAATCCTACTTTTTAATAAAGTCACGCTTTTAAATAGATCCGAAGCTATGATCCTACCATAATTTTATACACCAGACCTTACTAGATAGGTACCAAACTACTTACCCAATTacatttctataaaattatatttatcctATGATGTAAAagtgtaaaattttgttaaagaagtaaatatttcagtgtGGATAAAACGGCTATATACCTAGATCACACCCCCAGATTTGTAACGGTAAACACACGTTCCGTTTTTACGATTTCAAAGGGCACAGCTGTGAGCTATCCCGTGTTATTTACACCtgctacaaaaataatactacattTCGTCGGGAATTAAGCAAGTATAATATGAGTGAAAGTAGATATAGAAAGTATAGCGAAATCTGACCGAAAATTTTATCTCTGATAGGTTAAGTATCTTATCCATCTTACCTACCTTCCGCACACAATTTATTGTGTATAACATAAAAGCTCCCGAGATAAATGTGAGTTGTGTTCTGGAAAAGATTGCTATAAGCTATAAGACCGCATTTTGTACCTACCCTGTCATACTCATACTGTATCGTACTGGGTCATACTGAACCAattgttaggtaggtacaagttttggaaattagcgaaaaaaaaccttctccatagaaaaaaataatatgtccaacaaagtttctatggaaaacgAATTTAGTAAggttttcgtgaattttctaaacttgtagaacaaaagttgttcaaatgaccccctgagtcacccccctTCGGCTTAAGGTGAGTATAGATTTCAACATTTTGTCGAGCATTTCTGTATTATGTACAGTTCTAACGAATGGTACAATACCAGCCAAAAGCATGATAAAAATGTCGTAAAAGAAAGATACTTAGGTACACTAAAACATTTATCAGAGAGCGGCTCGTTGTTCTTTTACAAGTAAATGTTGTAGTCTATAGTAtcagtatacttacttacttaccattttcctacaccctgtatagagtaagtactatctatgtatctatctagattggctgaaagaaaaaagccaagcaagataaaaaatactgaatttcTCACGATAATCAGTATGAATGTAAATAAATGGTGATCTagagcagtgtttttcaacctgtgggtcgcgaccccctggggggtcgcgaagcttctgtaggggggtcgcgaagGAAGGGAAGGCGAAAAAActgggtaggtactttagttaaaaaaatcaataaagacaatagggaatatgcaagtggttcaaataaaggtcaaatattatttataataaactttgttgtttcataactacgactccatcattatttttgattataatttatttttgagcaagtaaataaagttgaaaagtacaaaaaaacttcggtaaattctatcttccgagaaacgtcacccattttcttagggcggatgtgacgtcataattctgtatatatcaatctcagaataataacttctttgcgtttgcgtatagttaaataaatgtcaagtgtaaacaaagaaatgttaatgtcatcgagtatttgtgatgctcgttgtgatcagatacgatggatcaaataaaaattcttccaatacgagtagatcctagcctcctataacctctccacttcttgtttgatatgcttgtttgtttgcaaagtttaggactttttatattttttgttggtagtgtatgggctgccactagttgttctattgtaatgaggcgtaaacagccattcgctagtcaacgagccactcaaatatgctccatattgcaacacaataaaattaaatttgtattgtaagtattatgacatgaacatgacacaagttgctctttctacttttaggttataatggcagtcgttagtatatttcaaaagttgttatttttttctaaattaagttatggaagaattctcgtaatcagaagaactggacacataaaatttattacgcagtatgaacgagtaaactgtggccagctgcggaaaaggacagcaaagactattgaaaagtcgagagccgtgtgcccaaatattagggaatatgcatatatttttatactcttattcgatagtttagataagggggtttagacctttgagatatgcacaatggttccattcaagagagccaagtgcaggttcttacacccccacagataatagaatagaatgacccactaaccctagtctctcttactgagaaccaaagttacagtaagtacttacatacaatacaaatattactttattattcatattgccataatagcgtaatattgtgtacaaaggtcctctggtttgcgcgctcccatttcaaaagagctactagcagctatttacgagctcccattacaaaacagccactggtcacactttattaccattacaaaacagcccctgatcacactttatacacttcctttttcgtttgttaccatgacaacattggtttgttgaaaacacaaaagtactctgtgattacttgattaggtaaaaaatctatgccgactgacgggactcattattctgagccgtgaaattaaacgattatgacgtcacgacagcccgccatcctgacgggaatttcaaagtggttgtgatggttgtaattttttaactttctttaaaataccttaattacttattttggcgttgaattttttttactataataaagtgatgtaaaactatccaataaaagtataaaaaaaaaattacgcatattccctattagtattattataatcttaattataatcttactttaaaaatatttttacttaaaattttcttaaatgcGAAGGTTGAGCttctttttattaattaaattatctcatcgtggatctgttttagtaaaatagaccacatccacttAGGCAGATTATACAAAAGACTGAAGATTATAATCAGCATCTGTATCTAGCCgctgtggactatgaaaactCCTTCAACTCCATCGAGACATGGCCAATTTTGGAAGCGTTGCAaaatcgactggcgctatatcgatGTATTGTGGAGTCTGTATGATGCCGCTACTATGATAGTCCAagcacaggaccacaagacaaaaCCTACCCAACTGCTAAGAGGAGTGcgacagggggatgtgatatctccgaaactgttcaccaatgcattggaagatgtctttaagacgttgcaCAGGAAAatacatggcatatgtataaatggcgagtacatgtcacacctccgcttcgcggacgacatcgttattatggcagaatctctgcaggaactcagctggatgctaaatCCCGacgacgtgtaggcctcggtatgaacttggacaagacgaaagtcatgtacaatgctcacatcaaaccggagccggtcgtcgttggtgaggcaacaatcgaagttgtgcaagaatatgtctacctcgggcagactattcggctaggcagaagcaacttcgacaaggacttctgcaaggcgcatccaactgggttgggctgcattcgggaaacttcgtggCGTGGCGTGGAAGGCCTTCCTGCCTGGTTAAAAGACGACGACCacaagtattattttttagtaaagccaggtattttgtcttttttattataatttcacccttaaaaatgtattattatctTCGATAGGAATTCCGGGTTGCAATGGCATTAGTCGTACGTATGTAATGGCCACACGTatccgaaaataaataaaataataatgtttttaaatcttagTATGTACTTCGAGTCCTAATCATGGAGACCATAAATACGTGGTATGGAATAAATACTGTAATACACATAACTACATACATGACAAAAAAACGAAAgagtcaagggggtcgcgaaatattttttttataccaggggggtcgcattatgaaaaaggttgaaagaCACTGATCTAGAGAACCTACCTGTCTAATGGCAAGAGTTCTCGTGGCAAAAAGTTATTCCTTCTCTGATCGCAAATACCTAATCATATTATTTGTGCAATGCCACCAAAAGACAGAGGCAAAAGAAGCAGAATAATATTCtgattaatattatatcaaaCTGCTCGTCATGGCTTGAACGAGCATGATACGCATGATACAAGCGGTGGCTATCCTTTACGATACGAAGATGTGATACTGgaaaattgtattgtatagaATTGCATTGCAAACATAAGATAGTTCAAGTCCAACATAACTTTGCCGTATTAATTGTAACGTTCCACGTGTAACGGAAcgtaaaaatatcgatatgcATGGTGGACATCTCTAGACATTTCCGCTTACACATCGTATGGTACAACACTATAAAGGAAACGGATACCTTCAATGTTGGTAGACATGTTCTAGAATCtagaacaaaatataaatcaatACACATTTTCGTTAAATAAATCCGTTTTTATTCTTactataaaaatgtaaaatatgaatttttatTCTGTTccaatattttcatattacattattattataaaagtcGACATGATATATTTAAAGCTGATGAATTTAGCATTAATTTTATGGTCTATCTACcattattagtaaaaaataggtatattttttattttgtacacgGAAATTCTCAGATTTGTGAATATTGGAATCAATtttaatctaaaaataaaaaggaacGTATAGCGCAGACTCGCGCCCTTTCACGCATCGTACTGCGCAGCAGTTGGTAGCACTGTATCCGTTCCAAGCCACTCTAGCCGGACGCCATTACCACGCCACCGGATCGAGAATCTGTCAGTTGTGCGTGTTTAGTGAAATAATCATTGGATATTTAGCAAATTTAGTGGTGTTGTGCTCGTAGTTTTGATAACCACATCTATTCCAATATGTCTGACGAAAAAAAGGTAAGAATTCACACGTATTAACAGTATTTTCATCATTGGACACCAATCATATTTCCCACCGACCGACATGGCGTTCTTTGTAACGTAGATAACTCATGTTATTTCACTTCGAAATACGATAAACTTGTCTTCTCCATACGTCGTTATGTTTattcaatgtttttatttgttttcaggGAGAAAGCGAACACATCAACTTGAAAGTCTTAGGTCAGGATAATGCTATTGTCCAATTCAAAATCAAAAAACACACGCCGCTAAGGAAATTGATGAATGCTTATTGCGACAGAGCGGTACGTACACATTTATCCATTCTATTCTTCTCTGTATAGTTACTATTTCATGCATACTACACACGTAAATCACTTTGAACTGAATACTAACCCTAAAATAAGTAACAGCTTTTCACCTCCCACTCTTAGTTATTGCACACTTATTGATTTCTCTCAGCTTATTCCTAGAAATTCCTATTAATAGCACTTCACCTTGATCTGGTTAAGAGCAACTGCGGATGTGTTCTTTATAATTTTCTGAaaagttatttgtttttctgAAGCTGTACTTGTTCACTTCAAAGTTGTAATGCTCTAAGGTTTAATCTATGATTAATGGGTATTTACCAAGCTATGACCTAACCAATACCATGACTTTCAATTAAAGATTCATGTTATTTTAAGTTGGTGATGTTTTCGAAGATCCTGATCCCGCTACCTGTATTTTGTGCTatttattgtacatatttgtgCGAAGGATTCTCACAAAAACAACATTAGTCTTATTAATCTTGTACACACTCAGATCAAGGCTAAACATGAAATAAACCTTTCTACACTTGTATTTATTAGATGCTAACTTTATTCCATAATATGAAAGCTGCAAAACCATACAAattcatgaataaaatttgtttgTACATTATATTCCTACACACGTCATAAACAACACCAACACTCAAGCATTTATGCAAGGCTGCCATTCTTTTATAACTGTATTTATTCATCCACATTATCTCAAGCAATGtattgtccactgctggacatgaccctcaaggagcgccacaacaccaTCTCATCCAAGCGCAAAAGCTACTACTCTAACGCAGTCCATATCTCATGATGATGTTGATTATTTCCAGGGTCTGTCCATGCAAGTGGTGCGGTTCAGGTTTGACGGGCAGCCCATCAACGAGAATGACACACCCACGTCGTTGGAGATGGAGGAGGGCGACACAATAGAAGTATACCAGCAGCAAACAGGAGGCCTCCGAGTGTAAACTATCTCTATAAGGAACTGTCCATGTCCATCTGGAAAGCAGTGGTTTAGTCCATCtcaaactttaaatattaagttaattttaatacaaacaactacacataatttttaaaatggaAACATGTACATGAATTTTTGTGACACACCCCTATTTCTTGATGCTCTGTGAAACAAAAATTCCCTTTAGTATAAGTTGAAAGTTTAAACCAAATGTGGTAGGTGTCTTTCCGACTGTATCAATGATTCCGATGTGATAATTTTTGTAGTTTGACATACTGTGTAAACTGTACGCCAGTATTCTGAATGCTGTGGCATAGGCATACCGTTTAGTTTCATTAATGAATGTGGTGACTGTTATATTTATTGGACGGGTCGTCCATCCAACATCAGGTCTGTAACAGCTAATTAATGTATcggaaataaaagtaattgtAAGAACTTTgatatgttttaattaaaatttcccTGCACTGTATTCCTTCTTGCAAAatcattaggtacctataagaattctttctacttttattaGTGCACTAGTGACAAATAGAAGTACATTGCTGGCTATGAatgttagtttaaaaaaaatattcaatatcaTAAAACATGCCTAGTCATGTATTAGGTACTTTCCACATGCTGTATCAATATGATTGTATGGGTATTCACTATTACAGAATATTGTGCAATACATTTGCATctttagtaaattaatttGTGTTTTATGACAAGAGGAATAGGATCTTTAATTGTTAGGTATGTCATAATTTTTTAAGGTTCATACTTATTTGTGGGAGTACAACTCACTCATTCGTATGAGCCTTGCTTCGAAGTATAGATATGTATTTGTCTCCCTTGTGTCTAACCTTCACACTTGCAAAGGTCAGATGAATcaccattttatttttgaaccATTATTCAtcgattattttaatatcaccAGCCAGCAATCATCCACTGAAAATGGATTCAGTTTATATATTACAAGATCTTTTCTATGTGAGTTATTTTTTGCACCGAGACGTTACCTTTCAAAAGTAAACTTAAACTGGCAGGAGAGTCGCCATCTAGCGGTACCCTAGCTGCACTATATCAACAACACATGCGTTTATTTGCTCGGTCAATGATTTAACTCACACTAGGCATGCTGCTCTATATTTGTGGTCGTTTATCATAACTCCAAACGGTTTATTCTTTGAGTTGTGCCCTTATATTTACTAGGGGAGCGATATATCTATGGACCattcagtaagtaggtatacaaaggtacttatacaa
This genomic window contains:
- the LOC105396021 gene encoding small ubiquitin-related modifier 3; amino-acid sequence: MSDEKKGESEHINLKVLGQDNAIVQFKIKKHTPLRKLMNAYCDRAGLSMQVVRFRFDGQPINENDTPTSLEMEEGDTIEVYQQQTGGLRV